The sequence TTGAATCTCGGTTCAAATTATTCATCTTACCCAAGCGTATACATATTGTTATGTATCATATGTATTGGATCTCTAGTTGCCTTTGGGAGAAAAAGCGTCGGTTTGCCAATCCGATGATGGCGAGTTTGTTTCTCAGTTCGGCTTAGAATGTTATCTGGTGGGAAACATGCTCGGCTCCCTGGGCCCAAGTGTAtatattgtacttgccacataatatacatactcatgcaaatgGCAGTCAATGTTCCAGTTGGATTGTAGGGCCATTGGATAAGATATATTTGAAATCTATCTATGTTTTTCATTCACGCCTAATCACCGAAAATGCCTACCTCATATCAAATTCACAGTACCATGCACGGGAACagcattaattaaaaaaaactccagCTTTAAATGCAGTTGACTTCTAGTTGTAAATGTTGGTTTcatatttcaagctctatctggaataagggcgaatatcgcaagagagaattctcttcgccgacttcccctcttttaaattaaagtgacaagcGGATGATTTCGTTGCGGTTTTTCCCCTCAGAACTaaagaaaacattgaaaacttGCATTTTGAGTTGATAAACCGCGATGAAatccactgcttgtcacttttatttaaaagaggggaagtcgacgaagagaatcctctcttgcgacattcgcccttttaccagatagagcttgatttgcTGATTTTGTTTCGTAGTTGATTATTACACTGGAGCATCTGCGTATATAAAGACGATTACCCTATACGCCCGCGATGAAACCACAACAAAATTTGGCAAGGTTGCCGGTGTTTCATGTTCTGATCATGCAAATGTCAAAAGTGTGCCGCAGAGTGTGCAACACATGTGCCTTAAAATGTGCATGGAACATTGTGCTCAGCGTCCAACCCCTTGGTCAAAACtcaaactcaaaactatgagtagtcctgcgagcaaatcaaatgtttgcgccactggaagtgagaGAAACATGGTTatttaaagctatgtccatttagaatccggaatcatttattgtattgcagcggcacggaaagtgaccgctgcaagaattcttttgcagcggtttgtctacctaggcacccacttgctgtggtataaatttcaagaagtttcgtgcagcgtgtcaaaaattattccagatggaagccgaaaggagagaaaaaagtctgcacacccacgttgataatcttgtcatcgacgatggaacctacgtcaaaatggatttaggACAGCTTCCTattcaaaaattctacatggcgacggcacgaggagtagttcctgcgaagtttaagtttgctttttggacaaacttgcaaaaaaacggatgattttggcaagggatatgcaactgtggggcaaagacctaagtgtttgtgacgaataagacgatggactcgaagctgtacaaggaggaatgtctcaaaaaccgcggttgaccttccataaagcccataaaggtcccgtgaagttttggccagatttggcgagttgccactacagccgggaagtcatccagtggtaccgcgataataacgaagatttcatcgataaaaacataaatccacgcaactgcccacagctccggcccatcgagacattttgggcagtaatgaagcggaagcttaagaaaagtggaaaaagtggaaaacagctcgggacgcgactcagatgaccaaaatgtggaacaaatgtgccaaggaagttgactccggaggtgtgcaacttttgatgagaggaataaagaagaaggtgcaaattttcactagaaacaagaagacaTTGTTTGTATCAattatttttccttaaagtacagtgaattacccttgttttgatgtattaaccttatttgtacgtcaatccgttaccgagatacagatgattttattattccggattctaaatggacatagctttatcactcataagacctgtttttctttcccgaaaaatgatttctagcCAAAAATCTGCATGAATGAACATTCTCTTCTCGTGAAAATGtgtgaaaattacgatcacctacttaagaaaaatGCAGATTTGCAataggtgccacggaagtttttggaatttttagtgcgaaaggaacatcagtacggatcgttttggtagaaacgaaaccaaaattatgaaaattcagttacaacgaacctgggattgaacgcttaacctcctgcttataatgcaGGACCGTCGGGCTCGCTTCAAATTCAAAAGTGATCAAAATATAACGAATCTAACAAAATTTAATACAAAAATCACGCTTGGAATCTTttacatttcaagacaaaattttctaaacgacttatctgcttttgtaaacaaagattcaaacgacgatttgacgaatctgatagctctcccacgcaaaccaacaccatcaataggtaggtgaaggattccgctacctgttgatggtgttggtttgcgtgggagagctatcagattcgtcaaatcgtcgttttaatctttgtttacaaaagcagataagtcattttgaaaattttgtcttgatttatactatttcaaatgtataaattatcatcacaatatattttgaaaaattctaaaatattaaTCGAAGTGGATGTTGGGAGGGAAAAACGGCTTTTTTTTCATGTTCCTACAGCAAAATTACCCTGGAGGTCCCTTACATATTTAATGTATCGCCCCTCAATTCGATTGCAGTACAATGACAATCTTGTATGCAAATAtcattatttcgatttgaaaataaatattttctttttaccAAAATAATCACGCGCTGAACTTCGATAATAACTCAACAGTTATAACCGTGATCGTTgcgtctggtgcaagatacaatcaccctttatcacaccaaaccattaaatcttcggcaaactacgcaattcgctacaatgataaaaagaaaacatcgacacgtaaaaaaattcaatgttatttattattaatatttctaatacttttttgccaaagcaggcgcttaatgataggtataagaaaaaacttatacatcgcattagtcacatacattccgaaacttatactttttattaacttatgaatgttattagctttttgatatgggatcattcattaggtggcataataagtattttcgaatggttttttgccataacatataaggttattttttacgTGGAATGTTCCTCAACGTCAAATACGCTCTCGAACGGTTGAAAGTATACTACCGCCAGCTACTTTTTATCTTACACTTCGTTCAGCATACGTGAAATGGAATAGGGTCAAAAGGTTGACGCTATCtacatgaaaaaatatgtatatttatatgtactagtctacgacggttgacaaaattaataaaataaaaaaaggctTATCAGCAGCGTTAGACAAAATTAACGACGAAAACTATAGTCGATATCGTAAAAGCACGTTTTGTAGGCGACCTACTGCAGGGTTATGTTGATTGTTCTGAATTGCTCGAAACAATCGCGTTTAACACTCGTAACCGCCGTATTTGATCACAATCAACTGAGTTGTAGATTTGCAGATTTTTGCATGTAGATTCCCATACTCCTAATAAAAGATCTACTGTTGAAACATAAGTTTACCATTTCCTTTTATTTTCAGCAACATCGACATTCGGATCCGGCAAGCGGAATTAGAGTACGCTTTGGGACGAGAGGAACTGCAGCTATTGTCACTAGTAGAGGAAGCTAGAGCACTTCAGGCTAGGCTCGAAAAATCAAAACCCGAATCGAACTCGCTCTTTGGAATGATCCAGTCGGGAGTTAATTTAACATTGCACGGCGTGAAACCTAACCCCGGGCGATGGAATGCCAGtatgaaatcggatttccccggTTTCTGGGTCGATTGGGCATTGGATGGGGAAGGCCTCCATCGAGGTGATCGAATCATTGAGGTAAATGGTAAAGTCGTTCCAGGCAGGACGCGAGAAGAGCTGCAAAAGCTGATGAGCACTTCGGGAAAATGTGAGATGGTAGTGCTGAGAAAAAAATCTCTGCCATTTTCACAGCAACAATTGCAGCAGTCGCAGGCAGACAATGTTCGATTACAACATCGGATATCTTACTTGGAAGATCAAGTCAAAGAACTGCTTACGACAAGAGACAACAACACGGACAGTGGTAGTTCTCAAGCCAGTATCATCAATGGTAGTGGAGGAGCTCATGTGACATCGATTAGTATTACCTCGCCGCCTTCTACTCCTCCTGACAACAAGCCACAAATTTACCAAAGAGGATCGTTTGTTACAACAATCATCGACGGGAAACCATCTAAAATTCCCCCAAACAGCGAAAGCCCAAAGACACATCAAGGTCACGTGACCACAACAACTATTATTAAAGAATGTGATAAAATTAACGGCGAATTGACGAGCGGCAATGTACTTAAACACAACCTCAGGAATTCGATGTCGTCTTCAAAAGTATCCATCAATAGTGACATGAGTAACAGTGCCGCCCAATATTATCAAAAGAAAGAACGTGACAAAAGAGAGCGCGAAGCACGAAGACTGGAACGTGAGAGATACATGCAACAGTATGGATCCAAGCTACAAAGAAGTATAAATGACTTGGACGGCGACTCCGATCGACGACATTTACATTACCACAGATCTCATGCTCGAAGCGTCGAATATCTCAATGGGACGTCGGACAGGCGTAAGCTGACTCTACCGAACGACTCCAGTTCCCGGCGGGAAATTCGAAGCGTCAAAAGCCTCGATTTCGAGAGTGACAACAACGAGCACTACGCATCGGAACCCTCCGGGCCCATGCGAATGAGACCAGCTCCACCAAAGAAACCCCTCCGATTGTCACTGCAGCGAGCACAAAGTCTCCAAacggtggatggaattatgaTAGAAACTACTGGTGACAAGAAAAGGGCTATGAAACGATCTCATCGCAGCGGAAAGAACTCAGATATGTCATCGCAGTACATCGAGAATAACGTTCCTCTCCAAACCGCTTCCCTCGGTCGACAGAAATACATTTGAAGTGTTTGTATCGGTATTCAAAATTTACGTACTGAAATTGCTCCATCCAATCAAAGCAATATTTAAAGGATGTGCATTATGTCTTTGTAAtgattttttgataaatagtgTATATTCTTATGATATTTAATAAATGGAATAGCATCTTCGAAAGAGTTTTTTTATGTTCATAATCCCAGAATTTTTCTAGCACGATCGTCTTATAAGGTAcaatggggtaagtgaaaaaacgcaaatatttaagtgatgaagcacagaattattcCATTTCACTTCACAATCATTTAAGTTTTCACTACATTGTAAATTAGTGTCCAAGTCGGGTGATTTAAtctccggaaataggcaattaactttgattgaactgaacctgagttgcgtgctcttaccgggtccgcgacgttaggcataagtacgttaggcataaggacgttaggcataagtacgttaggcataatagacgttaggcataacggacgttaggcataatgtacgttaggcataatggacgtttggcataattttgccttctttatgtcataggctgttctttgggtcattttatgcctaacgtccattatacctaacgtacattatgcctaacgtccgttatgcctaacgtccattatgccaatcgtacttatgcctaacgtccttatgcctaacgtacttatgcctaacggggtatacccgctcttacctacgcaatgcggtcgggtctgagcttgacgaccgactggcgtatagctcacacaacctcacttgatcagtacagttgctgatgaagaatgtgtgtagccgccagacatcTAAATGGCCAAATCTCGGGTGTTCGCAAAACCTGACTTTCTTGGGAAGAGGCCACTTTTCGTTAAATCTTGGAGCCCATTtggcgacatatcaaacttaaTGATTTTATAAAATAAGCACACTGAAGCACATTTCGACAGTTTTAGTCCAACTGGCCATCTTCCGGGTGTTCCCAGAAACTAGCTCCCGTGGGAAAGTGGCGATCAATCTTGGAACCCTTCTTGCGACATGTTAAACCTCATGATTTAACAAAATAAGAAAACTGAAGAACATTTCGATGGTTTTCAATCGAACTGGCTGGCCACCTTTCGAGTTTTCCCGGAACCTGGCTCCCGTGGGAAAGTGGCCGCTTTTGGTTTAATCTTTCAATCCATCTTGCCATGTCAAACTACATAATGCTATGAAATAAATACACTGAACCACTTTTTGACGGTTTTCGATCGAACTGGCCATATGTTTGATATCTAATGCCAGGCTTCTAAGGAAGGAGCCATAGAAGGGGACTTTTCAATACGTTAAAAAAAGCACTGTACAAAAAAGTATACTGTACAAAACTATAAACGGAAGAAGTGATATACAGTTTGTTTGAATTAGAGATAATTATACTTATTTTATTTAgctaagcttagcttagcttagattGACTTGAGATAAATTAACTTGTTTTGCAGACAAACTCCGAAAACGATCGCATTTGATCCAGTGATATTTTCGATTCCATTGAGCCAGAAACTCGTATGAGTTCAATGGTGAAAAGACAAAGCAAAGATGTTGAATATTCGGTGAGCATTGATAATATGAGTTTATTTTTTCCTATAAAATGGTTAAGCTTTAAATGAGGATGAGTATTTCGAATGACGTCACATATCTAACAGCATACTGAACGCAAGAATCTGCATCGAGGCATTTCAATAATGATGGCGACTGACCTACTTCAAAGTTTAATTTAATTCGGCCAACCATTGCCACCAAACTACCGCAAGATTCGATGGCCATTCTGGCCATTAATCAACGCGCTCCTGATTTGGGTTTTCCAATCGTTAAGTTGGGTTCAATTTTATTAAAAGTCCTGTAGTTCCTTGAAAAAACCGACCAAGCCACTAtagagttggatttttctcaagcAATATGGAGTTTCTAATGGTCATCCAATCCACTCCAAAGTGGGGTTTTTTATTCGTCTAGGTCCGATAGAGCTCCAAGCACCGACCAGCACACATTTTATTGGCCACTAGTGCGTGAATTCAAAACAAAGAAGTTCAGAATTGCCCAGAATCCGTGCACTACTGGTTCGAGTTGTTTTTGCTTGCATAGGTTTATTGAGTttcgtgaaaatttcaattgatttCTAGGAATTTTATGGCTTTTAGTAATCCTTACTTCCTACCTCTATATTGGAACATATGAAGGTTATAGAAgcttaaggaattcataaagaaaattttacaccacgcaattaattgattttaaatctCTCTGATTTAAACGCGCTCTTTATTTTAAACATCTGCAAGATAGTAAGGGGCGCCCAAATTGCCTCTGCCTTATTGTTTCGTGCACCATGAAGCTCTGGCTATCCGGAAGATGCACCCTGACGAATCACAACGCGAGCACGGCGCTACGCTACACCGtttatgacgtcaaatacccggattaGGAGCTGAAATAAcccaaacctaaatcccaaccccaTCCATCCTGAAATCACGTAATCTATCCTTGAGTCGCCATGAGTACCTTTATCTATGTCTCattccccttactaactgttgataataatgatatacagaggttagacaaaaaggttgagataggtaaaattatgtcgaaattcaaattagcataactttgcgtataatgatccaattttgataaaactaGGACTACCAGAAGTCGACACtattctagtatactgtcctccttcaaaacctgagattggtccttgaccaccggagatgttccgggttttccgagggtatgttcaagatgcattttttccactgcttgtcattttatgtgacgtttactttcatcatgttttatgctttctccaaaaactagaactaatacgGCGACCaatcgtggctgtagatcgagaatccatctaaactatgcagagatatggccatttccgtaaaaacggtaccgggaacatgatgaaatgataaccgattggaataatgcaaatatgagtatctgacttcatggatttgcgagacgatgattacagaaacatttccagaatgataggatccactgccacccttacagcaggttccatgggcgttccaggaggggccggttttggcaccatctggaaccatgcatatatgggtgtcaaaattcatgttttcccaagacgatgaatgtaggatctttattaaagatacattttgaggactgtaagactctctggccaatttgtaacaggttcctggtgttctgcgaaagtgatatttgttcagggtgtatggccaatcccgtaccgttttcacgaaaatggccatatctcttcGTATACCTAATGAATtctcgatctgcagccagcattggtcagcataatagttctagtttctggggaatgcataaaacatgatgccagtaaacgtcatataaaatgacaagcagaaggaaaaatgcatttttaacatactctcagaaaacccggaacatctccggtggccaatggCCAACCAGAGGTTTTGCattggaacaggattctggaagAGTTttcgcgtccgatggtcccagtttcatcaaaatcggatcattgtATGCAAAgctatgctgatttgaacttcgacaatttttagcatatctcaacctttttgtctaacccctgtagtttgtaaatatcattaagagtctcggctctgtaaagtgttatacacgcctgagcttctcaaataaataaatttagaaaaaaggGGGCGCCCAATAAAGTTTCGCCAAAGGCGCCGGGAGGCCATGCTACGGCTCTGATTCTGGAATTtctgtccataagaaattcgtaggaaattcaatgtaaaactattaaaaagagaagggtcgtttgaccgaaaattatTTGGCGATAGCCAATAGACCTATTATTCGTTAATTCAAAAATCATCCAGCCGAATTGTATTTGATCGATATGAACGTTTGGGCAAAACGGttatacaggccggactcgattatccggaggctcgattaaccggagtaatatttttactgatctaacaaaaatagaaatattatcttTGTGTATCCGTAACGTATCCAATATGTGCGAGACATGATAGTGACTTTCTCGCTTTCctaagggaacatccataaattacgtaacgcttagaggggaagGGGGGTTCTCCAAAGTcaacaatccatacaaaaatttggaataattcatacaaaaagtgtgacataggggggttgaaaatgtcgGGGAGAAAATGGGTGGagtatcaaaattatcaaattcaacgttacggattttgtgaaagaaccTTAAAGAAACGGAAATCAAGAACATTCATAATTGGACATTCtatgaattttaattcaaaGCACAGATATTTGTTTAAGCGTTCGTATGTACATTCTGAGTACAGCATTGACATTCATGCCACCAAATGGTCCTTCGAAATATCCTGAATGGATTCAttcacaaataacgtaacgctaaatttgacgATTTTGGACCTCCgtcctccccctcgtaacgctttttatatggaAGGTTTATTTGGTAAGTATGAATCCTCCCTCTTTTTCCAGCTTATGTAGTTTGTGTACAGCcttaatatttatataaaaaataattatttcaccaacggTGGTCCATGTACGGATTAAAACACCAGTTCTATATTCATAGTAATAACAAATGGCGCTGAAAAATCCTTGTGTTTAGGGAACATCCGTAAtgacgtaacgcttagaggcgGGAGGGGGGTTtcctgaagtgtgacaatccatactatttttttagatacctcatacaaaaaatgtgacataTGGGAGGGGAGTGTGACATATGGGGATTGAAAATGACTATTTTTGCaatacgtaattaatggatcttacCTAATGATGAAAtggatattttcattttcaaaagaatcacTCGGTGGCCAAGGTGATCCATACACAATGTCATGCTCAGACTATCgggcaataacccggtgaaaatggttcctgaTGGAGATCCGCAggggacaagaaggcgaggtgcgcagagagcaaggtggatcgatttgAGGTCCCTCCGAGGACTACAAAGTTGGTGACGTGCAACTACAGATCGAGCTGAATGTAGATGAATTTGATGTATTGCAGAgcccttagtttgaataaatcaaatgaaataaatttcgaTGTTAGAATGTTAAATGGTGTTATGcgatgaaattcattattttttgttttatttcatggatgttccggaattttcggaaggccaCGACATGTTTAAGCCACaataaaatttagaagtttttctccacacggtggttagaggtgtgcgccgtcgcCGCCGACAGTTCATGGCAATCGCGTTAAAACTTCAGAGGACTTCTTGTAAAAAAagctatttttcttgaaaatttcattcaatgtttcgttgaaaaatcgaaaaacctTTTCGTAAAACTAAGCCActaaccacacggccacgaagcccacccgggcaaattataaagaatttcctttgggaatctcaaataatttcctgcggaaatttccaaggaattcctgttaaaatccacagaatttcacgatgaaatcaaatgttttgacgGAGAAGAGCcgtttgttgtttggccgaatacgtcaTTAATCTGAAACTCGactgccatttggctgaaatagacatatggcggatcatacggccgaactgataatttggccgaaaagacgTTTACTCCGACAGCTCATTTGCTCAAACatggcgtttggccgaacgggttttctcgtagagtttccgaagaattacTAATGGACAACATGAAAAATTTCACGTAGAAATCCACAGAAATACCGAAAAAAATTCGGGGACAGTTCATTAGGTTTTTCCGGCGAaataaaaagattctcccgttaattTCTTAAACATGACTTTACGTTACGACGTAACAAATAAAcgacgattttcggatcggcgctGACCTCCAACGGTAGTCAGAACCCATGGACGGgccaacgggatattttattagatttcATATAACTagaataaagattatttgagcaaaagGTAAATTTTCAGCGAGaacaaaaaatggctcgattatccggagggttcgattatccggagtgaatttttttttcaacactccggataatcgagtccggcctgtacaACGAAAAACAGTTTGGTCAAtaatttcatttggccaaagcaacatacggccgaattggtaatttggccaaaaaagcaCTCTTCCCTAATACGTCATTTGGCTGATATGGTCGTTTAGCTGAATATGttataaggccgaaaatgtcgttacgCTGAAATGGATGTTTGAcagaaaggatcatttagcattagcattaccattgagcaattcgcacaaatttgtaggtggtacaagccaagcctattgtatgagagttgcATCACTTTTATCCGTTAGCACAGATATTGGTTTGGGACTaaccactatctcttagatggaagcgaTGCACTcttcaatagtcgagatctgtcctggcaaCGTCATTGCGATTGCTGGGGAAAAGGAatgatggttagttggacacctacatAAAAAACGcaaagaactctacgacctctcatagatgcTACGGGAGTTGTTTTTTGGATTGTGtgaacagtaggaatcgttttggtagaacgtgaaacacagaaagaactaagatagaaatacaaagtaggaaaagcaagagcctggaattgaacccacgacctcctgcttatatggcagaagcggtagccactagacaaCCGAGCTCGCCATGTTTGacagaagggtcatttggtcgaaaatgttgatTATTGAACGGTAATATGGTCAAACTGTTGGCGCGAAAGAGTCCATAGTCACCCTATTCAAATAGCAATCTGCATGTGAGAAGAGAATATAGAAATATCACAAAGAAAGTCGTAATTGTGAAATATCATTAACAGAAATAGCAGGAAATAATAGATAAAATCGGTTGGAAACCAATTACGAAAGGCACTAAAAGTTGTGAGTTGAATATTGATAAACTATTATGTATAATGAACAATAAATGAAGTATTTTCCAGTTCAAGCTGATCATCATAAAAGGACTTTTTATCTGCTCTGAAAACAGTGCTGTGTTCGCGATAGAATCGCcgtaataaataacattttctgACCAAACGACCATCATGGTCGAACACTTTTTgggcaaacgactttttcggccaaattgccagTCAGCTGAAAgaaattttcggccatatgtctatttcagctaaataaaattgtcgGCCGGATAGGTTTTGGCTGAattttgttcggccaaattacatatTCAGCCAAGCACCTTTCGGCCTTGTGtctatcggccaaatggccttacCTGTCGCTTGGGCGACAAACAGCCGAAATcctcattcggccgaattggtaatttgaccgaatttttttttgttataacagttttttttttgctaaaaatgtcatttggctgaaatagtcgtttggccgtAAAAGTCTTTTGATCGACTAGATCATTTGGCctgaaaaatttaatttggtagaaatggtcTTTTGATAAAAAGagtcctttggctgaaaatgtctattcagcaaaacaaatatttcagccaaacagcattttctgccaaattaccAATTTAGCCGAACGACAATTTCGGTCGAATGCTTATTTGGCCGCCCTTTCGGGTAATAAAGATTTTCGATCAACtgttttttttcagccaaaggaactgttcggccaaacattaCAGTTCTGgtaaaaaaactgatatttttcTAAGACCAATGAGTGGATTTAATGAAGTAATGAATTTAATAGAGTTTAGTGTGCTTGATAATTATTCGCTAAACAAGCTCAGCACCGCAAATGTTTCTAGtcaccctattttttttttgtggatatAATCAGAAAAGTTAAGTTCAATAGTCATAAGCAATTCCCATAACTGAAACGATTTTAATCATTAAGTGCTGGTACGGATTATGGATTCGAGCCCAACAGACTGCCACTTGTTGTTCCATATCTTGATGCTTCATCAATGATTAACACAATTTTGTGCTTTGACAATC comes from Armigeres subalbatus isolate Guangzhou_Male chromosome 2, GZ_Asu_2, whole genome shotgun sequence and encodes:
- the LOC134215897 gene encoding uncharacterized protein LOC134215897 isoform X1; amino-acid sequence: METESIVSEPPPGTRGFPTERSASMTIISPQGKANHHQLLHLQPHQPPRVAQLETLEAKMASIEVSLSTATPRRRKGTSLGGGSLSARSSPRPDSAPAREMRSALQDREAVIQNLRLQLGLGKLPRPTGPAFDDVERPAAEQKLAKLRTDADNKKVAIRNLKSALDKLDITDNIDIRIRQAELEYALGREELQLLSLVEEARALQARLEKSKPESNSLFGMIQSGVNLTLHGVKPNPGRWNASMKSDFPGFWVDWALDGEGLHRGDRIIEVNGKVVPGRTREELQKLMSTSGKCEMVVLRKKSLPFSQQQLQQSQADNVRLQHRISYLEDQVKELLTTRDNNTDSGSSQASIINGSGGAHVTSISITSPPSTPPDNKPQIYQRGSFVTTIIDGKPSKIPPNSESPKTHQGHVTTTTIIKECDKINGELTSGNVLKHNLRNSMSSSKVSINSDMSNSAAQYYQKKERDKREREARRLERERYMQQYGSKLQRSINDLDGDSDRRHLHYHRSHARSVEYLNGTSDRRKLTLPNDSSSRREIRSVKSLDFESDNNEHYASEPSGPMRMRPAPPKKPLRLSLQRAQSLQTVDGIMIETTGDKKRAMKRSHRSGKNSDMSSQYIENNVPLQTASLGRQKYI
- the LOC134215897 gene encoding uncharacterized protein LOC134215897 isoform X2, with protein sequence METESIVSEPPPGTRGFPTERSASMMASIEVSLSTATPRRRKGTSLGGGSLSARSSPRPDSAPAREMRSALQDREAVIQNLRLQLGLGKLPRPTGPAFDDVERPAAEQKLAKLRTDADNKKVAIRNLKSALDKLDITDNIDIRIRQAELEYALGREELQLLSLVEEARALQARLEKSKPESNSLFGMIQSGVNLTLHGVKPNPGRWNASMKSDFPGFWVDWALDGEGLHRGDRIIEVNGKVVPGRTREELQKLMSTSGKCEMVVLRKKSLPFSQQQLQQSQADNVRLQHRISYLEDQVKELLTTRDNNTDSGSSQASIINGSGGAHVTSISITSPPSTPPDNKPQIYQRGSFVTTIIDGKPSKIPPNSESPKTHQGHVTTTTIIKECDKINGELTSGNVLKHNLRNSMSSSKVSINSDMSNSAAQYYQKKERDKREREARRLERERYMQQYGSKLQRSINDLDGDSDRRHLHYHRSHARSVEYLNGTSDRRKLTLPNDSSSRREIRSVKSLDFESDNNEHYASEPSGPMRMRPAPPKKPLRLSLQRAQSLQTVDGIMIETTGDKKRAMKRSHRSGKNSDMSSQYIENNVPLQTASLGRQKYI